Genomic DNA from Dysidea avara chromosome 10, odDysAvar1.4, whole genome shotgun sequence:
GTGTTGTTGGTTATGTTGGTAAGCAATTAGCACATAATGAATATTAATATTTATAATTGCAACAGCTTTTCTTATGGTGTAAGTGTCATTAAACCATTGTTGTGGTGCTCTTTAAGTGAGTTTGATTGACAGTAAAATTCCTTGGTgttgtaactcaataatgagCAATTAAAAAGCAATAAGATCTTTACTGGTTCTGAAGCTGTGTTGATGTAGGCTTGTGCAAACAATTAACTTGATAACAGGTTGGTTATAATGCTGTCTTGTACTAAGGCATGGTACACACACAGCACTGTAGGTGAATGTGATGTTTTTAACTTACTGAGGTTGTTGATATATGATTGTACAATGGGTCTGCCCTTATGTAGAACGTCTTCTGTAATAGCTCATCTTTAAACCCAATAATCACATCCCTTACATTCATTGTTAACATGTCAGGATTACTGCCTACTACAGAAATTTCCAGTCTCCCTGTGTAAGATTGTGTAACTATGCTGGTTCATTTCTGTTTGCTTAAAGCTTACCTCTGTGACATAAGTCAGTACCAAGACAAGCAGTTTTGAACTGGAGTTCACCATTGGTATCCTGCAGTACTAGAAATCTCCTATGTGCTGTCTCCATTGTAAGAATTTCCACAGCAAACAAATACATTGCAAGAATAGCCACCATGTTTCTTGTCTTACTCTtaaaaacaaatacactatCTTTGAAGCAGTGTGAGCAGCTGGTCTTATATATAAGCTTGCATTGAAGCAGCCACTAAAATGCAGCGTTACTTTATAGCCTTCCGGGGAATGGCTTCTAACTAAACTGTAAATGGTTTAGGTATGTACTAACTGTTAACTTGATCCAGTCTAGCCAAGAATGTTGTAATCTGACCTCAACAAGAGTGAATATTGTAAACTACATCTACACCGTCTCCATTTTAAAATTGAATTTGTTGATTTGTTAAATGGTCattaaaaatacaaatacaattcGCTGATAAAAAATTACAGTAggttaaaaaatatttaaaaatgtacatgtataaaatTGCATTGACGCAAAATTCGTATTATAATATACAGTTTAAGTCTTTGTTAGCAAGCCATTTCGTTGTTAATGGAGATAGCACTAAGAGGTACCACATTGCCTCTAATGTTAATATGATCACTGCAGTCTCCCACTCGTGCATATGCCTGAGTGTAGTCAACTGTTCCATTGACTGAAGGGAACACACCTTGTAGACACAGCCTGTTGTTAGTAGAAGGCTCAACATAGAATACATCGTATATGTTATCCTCTCGTATCCTTGACGTGAATGTGCTCTTCTCATTGGGATCTGCTGTGAAGGTCAGTCTATTGTCATCATTGCCGTCAACCTTCATGTAATAGTTTACTCCATCTTGATGGCGATGGAGGACCAATTGTGCACTGCCAGGCGTCAGAATACTTATTTCTCCAGTTGCATCTAGTTTGCTTAGTTGTCTTTGAGAGCTGCCTGTTTCTGCCAGTTGACACTGATTTGAGTTTGGTACTTGAACAATGCTGAAGTCAAAGAGTCCCAAGGTAGACAAGATGAACACTGCTGTAACTGTAAGAGTCACCATTATCGTTGCTATTAACTTAAGATCACTGAGTTAAGTATATATTAGAACTACAAGTGAATTTCTATGCTAATGCTGAGTTGGTGCTGGTCTTTTATACCCTCAACTAGCTTGTGTGAAGCCATCTAAGAGGATTGAACTCATCATTACTAAGGACATGATGTAATGGGTACAACTGATATGATTTATTAAGGACTTtatattatgcacttgtcaGTGTACTCCACTCAATCCACAACATGTTGTCAAATCAAATTCATTTTCGGGTTTACACTTTGCCACACTTGAGTAGGAATTAGACCACACACACAATGTGACATTTTCAGTATTTGGTTTGAACCATGTAAATTGGTGTTACTTAACACTGTAAAGTTAGAAGTTTAGTTTAGTTGCAGTAGGTATGTAAACTACTGAATTACTTATAGAATGTATTGCACGTTAGGAATGTCCACAATAGTCGTGATGTGACGTACCAAATTCCATGTTATAATATAATATGGTAATATAGTTTACATTATGAAATAAATCACCAGGTTTGCAtccaataataatattatattctcAAAAAGGATAACACCCACTTTCAGTGTATATGAACTGAACTCAGTACATAATATACAGAAAAGCTAGTCCTAAATAGTAACCTGATTAACTATAATGTGCTAAACCATAAAATCACTGACTCTAGTAATTTAAGCTTGTAGCTGTTGATATTATGGTGCAAGAGTAACCTATTTTTTCACTTTCCATCTTATTAACAAATTGAGTTCATGAAATTGTAATGAATAGAACTGGTTTTCACCTAAGACAGttaaatttttatgtcacaGATTTGTGTCTCCTATATGTATGGTGACAGACTTGACTAGCAAATATTTTCACATCTAATATGAGGTTTAGTTTAAGCTATTAGTTCGCCATTCTTCCCTCCACATTCTAATATTCATACACACAGTAGCCCACACAATAAGCGTTATTAGTTATACATCATATTAGGTGGGAGGAAGTCTACTAGCTGTTGCCTATAAATAGACATTACTCTATGGCACCGCTACCAAATAAGGATATTTAGAAGTTAAAAATAGCAACATCATTGGTGATGGAATTGTTTCCTTTTTGATGCAAAACAAAAATACGTCAAGTACTGCTGACATGCAACAAGGGAAGGTTAGATGATGGCTGAGTAGGTGTCCTCTGTTGTTTTGTAGCACACAGTGATTCATAATATTGCTGAGTGTCATCTAGGTCCTCATATAAAACTTCAGAGTATATTGTCAGTGGCTTGGAAAAGTCATGGGACAAATCTGCTGCTAGCATCGGTGGTCGTACTCTTGTTTTTCTCCGGTAATAGTTTCCAAGGATTGCACTGGTGTTACACAGGTCTATATCATCTTCTTGAGATTGTGGGcatttgttagcagctgaagTTGCTGCTTCTGCCTCAGTCTGGCTGCTACTGTCATAAGGGCACAATGTCTTGAGCAAGCTTTTCACAattctacaaaaaaaaaaaaaattaaaattatttcaCTGTAATAAAAACACTTCTCCCACGATAACCCTTATACATTTTACTGGGGTCAAAGGATGTGTGGGCAATAATGGAGTGCGACGGATGAAGGACACACTTTTCCTTCCTGTGTTGGGACTGCTAGTGA
This window encodes:
- the LOC136237285 gene encoding uncharacterized protein codes for the protein MVAILAMYLFAVEILTMETAHRRFLVLQDTNGELQFKTACLGTDLCHRGRLEISVVGSNPDMLTMNVRDVIIGFKDELLQKTFYIRADPLYNHISTTSDQHNATVFQMVVNTSHKQYQITFLDTMTNKTMIPLAPHNDEGKECAVGDLKLVDMNDSRLTVHQKTKFTKAKFVLYDHVHRKHFVDSPECC